In the Peptoclostridium acidaminophilum DSM 3953 genome, one interval contains:
- a CDS encoding uracil-DNA glycosylase — MYSLSELEQLCRKCKKCRLWTTRKNVVFGEGAKNADIMFIGEGPGEQEDMLGRPFVGKAGKLLDKGIEALGLSRESIYIANIVKCRPPGNRVPEKDEADSCIEYLRWQVKLIDPKVIVLLGSTAGRNILGQDFRITRQRGTLFELGKFKIVPTYHPAAVLRDDMKKADFWSDLKLAIKIYEQIKNC, encoded by the coding sequence ATGTATTCATTGAGTGAGCTTGAACAGCTGTGTAGGAAGTGTAAAAAATGCAGACTGTGGACAACCAGAAAGAATGTAGTTTTTGGAGAAGGCGCTAAGAACGCTGATATAATGTTCATAGGAGAAGGACCTGGCGAGCAGGAGGATATGCTTGGAAGGCCTTTTGTTGGCAAGGCAGGGAAGTTGCTTGACAAGGGAATTGAAGCGCTTGGGCTTTCGCGGGAGAGCATATATATAGCTAACATAGTAAAATGCAGGCCACCAGGGAATAGAGTTCCAGAGAAAGACGAGGCAGATAGCTGTATTGAGTATCTAAGATGGCAGGTCAAGCTAATAGATCCCAAGGTTATAGTACTGCTGGGTTCGACAGCCGGAAGAAATATTCTGGGACAAGACTTTAGGATAACAAGGCAAAGAGGAACTTTATTCGAGCTTGGCAAATTCAAGATAGTTCCGACATATCACCCGGCAGCGGTGCTCAGGGACGACATGAAGAAAGCTGATTTTTGGAGTGATTTGAAGCTTGCTATTAAAATATACGAGCAAATAAAAAACTGCTAA
- a CDS encoding DUF362 domain-containing protein has translation MAYIITDACIYCGACEPECPVDAISPGDGKYVIDASKCIDCGACANVCPVDAPQPE, from the coding sequence ATGGCTTACATTATTACCGATGCGTGCATATACTGTGGAGCTTGTGAACCAGAATGTCCAGTTGACGCAATAAGCCCAGGAGACGGCAAATATGTCATAGACGCATCTAAATGCATAGACTGCGGCGCATGTGCCAATGTTTGTCCTGTGGATGCTCCTCAACCTGAATAA
- a CDS encoding uracil-DNA glycosylase: MESLMEKLLERCMELSDGEEFVFSDGRMDSSIMLIGEAPGENEVKLKRPFVGKAGKNLDEFISMLGIERDDMYITNAVKIRPHKLSLKTGKRINRSPSKAEVDKFRELVLEEIKLITPKIIVTLGNTPLKQLLQRDVRIGDVHGMLMYVEVGDKTYMLFPLYHPASIIYNRDLRQVYIDDLSRLREVIHGLGI, encoded by the coding sequence ATGGAGAGTTTAATGGAAAAGCTTCTTGAAAGATGCATGGAATTATCAGATGGAGAAGAGTTTGTGTTTTCTGATGGGAGAATGGATTCGAGCATAATGCTAATAGGCGAGGCTCCTGGTGAAAACGAGGTAAAACTCAAAAGACCTTTCGTGGGAAAAGCTGGCAAGAATCTGGACGAGTTCATAAGTATGCTTGGAATTGAGAGAGATGACATGTATATAACGAATGCCGTGAAAATAAGGCCTCACAAACTTAGCCTAAAAACCGGCAAAAGGATAAACAGGAGCCCAAGCAAGGCAGAGGTTGATAAATTCAGAGAATTGGTATTAGAGGAGATTAAGCTTATTACTCCTAAGATAATAGTAACGCTTGGGAATACACCGCTTAAGCAGCTTCTGCAAAGAGATGTCAGGATAGGAGATGTGCATGGCATGCTTATGTATGTAGAGGTGGGGGATAAGACATATATGCTGTTTCCGCTATACCATCCGGCGTCGATAATATATAACAGGGATTTAAGACAAGTGTATATAGATGATTTAAGCAGGCTTAGGGAAGTAATACATGGCCTTGGGATATAG
- a CDS encoding transcription repressor NadR: MDTHMRRERLEMLLKESNEPITGSRLASIFDVSRQIIVGDIAILRARGLNIIATPQGYFIPEKNEEDIFRDIIVSRHFTFDELEDELLTIVDNGGKILDVIVDHSVYGELRAVINISSRKDAEEFIERLKGNKALPMSSLTNGIHLHTIETKDENTFNGIVEKLKTKGYLLV, translated from the coding sequence TTGGATACCCATATGAGGAGAGAGCGGCTTGAAATGCTGCTCAAGGAGTCGAATGAGCCCATAACCGGTTCCAGACTTGCCAGTATATTTGATGTCAGCAGGCAAATAATAGTTGGAGACATAGCTATACTTAGGGCAAGGGGTCTTAATATAATAGCTACGCCTCAAGGGTATTTTATACCCGAAAAAAATGAGGAAGATATATTCAGAGATATTATTGTTTCAAGACATTTTACTTTTGATGAGCTTGAGGATGAGCTTTTAACTATAGTTGACAACGGCGGTAAGATTTTGGATGTGATAGTAGACCACTCCGTATATGGAGAGCTTCGGGCTGTAATTAACATATCCTCAAGGAAAGATGCCGAGGAATTTATTGAGAGGCTTAAAGGAAATAAGGCCTTGCCGATGTCATCGCTTACAAACGGCATCCATCTCCACACAATAGAAACGAAGGACGAGAATACTTTTAATGGGATAGTGGAAAAACTAAAAACAAAAGGATACTTATTAGTTTGA
- the nadA gene encoding quinolinate synthase NadA, with protein sequence MNDMQMIKEIEKIKKEKNIKIFAHNYQNLEVQRVADYLGDSFYLSKLAGEVDCDEIIFCGVRFMAETAKIMCSDKKVVLPVEDAECPMAHMVKPQEVLAFKKEHPEFKVVSYVNTTTELKAVSDVCVTSSIAEIVINNMDAQNILFIPDMNLADYVSKRVKGKNIISWNGYCPVHDKVRKDEIFAMRKEYSGYEVLVHPECRREVLQEADFVGSTSAIINYAKNSAAPGFIIGTETGVLHTLKAENPKKEYELLSPSLICYNMKKTTLRDVYNAVTGKGGLVIELDKELAENAKRSLDEMVRLACN encoded by the coding sequence ATGAATGACATGCAAATGATTAAGGAGATAGAAAAAATAAAAAAGGAAAAGAACATTAAAATATTTGCTCACAATTACCAAAATTTAGAGGTGCAGAGGGTTGCTGACTATCTCGGGGATTCCTTCTATTTAAGTAAGCTTGCAGGCGAGGTTGACTGTGACGAGATAATTTTTTGCGGAGTCAGATTCATGGCAGAGACAGCCAAGATTATGTGTAGTGACAAGAAGGTTGTCCTTCCGGTAGAGGATGCAGAATGTCCTATGGCACACATGGTTAAGCCTCAAGAGGTTCTGGCATTCAAGAAGGAGCATCCTGAATTTAAAGTGGTGTCTTATGTGAATACGACTACAGAGCTCAAGGCTGTAAGCGATGTATGTGTAACATCATCTATAGCTGAAATAGTTATAAACAACATGGATGCACAAAATATACTTTTTATACCGGATATGAACCTCGCAGATTATGTATCTAAGAGAGTTAAAGGCAAAAACATAATTTCATGGAACGGATACTGCCCGGTGCATGACAAGGTAAGAAAAGATGAAATATTCGCTATGAGAAAAGAGTATAGCGGCTACGAGGTGCTCGTACATCCGGAATGTAGGAGAGAGGTGCTGCAGGAGGCTGATTTTGTTGGCTCAACATCTGCAATAATAAATTACGCCAAGAATTCAGCTGCACCTGGATTTATAATAGGAACAGAAACTGGAGTGCTCCATACGCTAAAGGCAGAAAATCCGAAAAAGGAATATGAGCTGCTTTCACCTTCGCTCATATGCTACAATATGAAAAAAACTACTCTTAGGGACGTTTACAATGCTGTTACGGGAAAAGGCGGGCTTGTAATTGAACTTGATAAGGAGCTTGCAGAAAATGCGAAAAGAAGTCTGGACGAGATGGTAAGGCTCGCTTGTAATTAG
- a CDS encoding L-aspartate oxidase, whose product MYYDIIVVGSGIAGLYSCINAPKDTSVLLISKSDFLNSNTYLAQGGIACVLSEKDSFKSHIDDTVRAGRYENDIEAVKLMVTEGPLDVKRLSTMGVEFDKEDGGELKMTLEGGHSARRIVHHSDSTGREIAEKLLESARKEINISLAENTFVYDIKKIDDMFAVFVLGKNGKRDAYFASNVVLATGGIGKIYKYTTNSSIATGDGIVLAKRLGANIKNLSYIQFHPTALAIGEGERVLVSEAVRGEGAYLLNEKGERFMHKYHDMGELAPRDVVCRGILEEVKIQGSENIYLDITYKDSDFVRNRFPYIYEKCMEAGIDITKDRIPVFPCQHYLMGGIHVDFNSNTGIKGLYAAGECSNTGVHGKNRLASNSLLEAMVFSRRAAINIDIQNHSYKMIDADIRREGTSLIEPSIKEEIRDIMQKAYFVVPDMGMIAKGLSRLGEMIKGIEASSYIKDKEYYETFNMACVSKMVLEDIQKNGQA is encoded by the coding sequence GTGTATTACGATATTATAGTGGTTGGAAGTGGGATTGCAGGGTTATACTCTTGCATAAATGCGCCAAAGGATACGAGTGTTCTGCTCATATCAAAATCGGACTTTTTAAACAGCAACACATATCTGGCCCAGGGAGGCATTGCCTGCGTGCTTTCGGAGAAGGACAGTTTTAAAAGCCATATAGACGATACAGTAAGGGCAGGCAGATATGAAAACGACATAGAGGCAGTCAAGCTTATGGTTACTGAAGGGCCGCTGGATGTAAAAAGACTCAGCACCATGGGGGTTGAGTTTGACAAGGAAGACGGCGGTGAACTCAAAATGACTCTCGAGGGAGGGCACTCTGCAAGAAGGATAGTCCACCACAGCGACTCCACAGGCAGAGAGATAGCTGAAAAACTCCTGGAGAGTGCCAGAAAGGAAATCAATATTTCGCTTGCCGAGAACACATTTGTCTATGATATAAAAAAGATAGACGACATGTTCGCGGTCTTTGTGCTGGGCAAGAATGGCAAGCGAGATGCATACTTTGCGTCTAATGTGGTGCTAGCCACTGGAGGCATAGGCAAGATATATAAATACACGACAAATTCATCCATAGCAACGGGTGATGGAATAGTGCTGGCAAAAAGGCTAGGGGCAAATATCAAAAACTTAAGTTATATACAGTTCCATCCTACGGCGCTTGCTATAGGAGAAGGCGAGAGGGTGCTGGTTTCCGAGGCAGTAAGGGGCGAAGGAGCATATTTGCTCAATGAAAAAGGCGAGAGGTTCATGCACAAGTACCATGATATGGGGGAGCTTGCTCCTAGAGACGTGGTGTGCAGGGGCATACTCGAGGAAGTGAAAATCCAGGGAAGCGAGAACATATACCTTGACATAACCTACAAGGACTCTGATTTTGTCAGGAACAGATTCCCTTATATATATGAAAAATGCATGGAGGCCGGAATAGACATAACAAAAGACCGGATACCGGTTTTCCCTTGTCAGCACTATCTAATGGGTGGTATACATGTAGACTTCAATTCCAATACGGGAATTAAGGGTCTTTACGCTGCAGGAGAGTGCTCGAATACTGGAGTCCACGGCAAAAACAGGCTTGCGAGCAATTCGCTTCTTGAGGCAATGGTATTTTCAAGAAGGGCTGCGATAAACATAGACATACAAAACCACAGCTACAAGATGATAGATGCCGATATAAGGCGCGAGGGGACCTCTCTGATTGAACCGTCAATAAAAGAAGAGATAAGGGATATAATGCAGAAGGCGTATTTTGTTGTGCCCGATATGGGAATGATAGCCAAAGGGCTTTCAAGACTCGGAGAAATGATAAAGGGTATTGAAGCGTCAAGCTACATCAAGGACAAGGAATATTACGAAACTTTCAACATGGCATGCGTTTCAAAAATGGTTCTGGAGGATATACAAAAAAATGGACAAGCTTAA